The Parus major isolate Abel chromosome 24, Parus_major1.1, whole genome shotgun sequence sequence tttccatctctgggggcctgaggcagtgaggtgtccttgattgccaggcctggagaggaattgttgtgtctgcccaaagtggggaagcagcagctcccagtgcgtgtggagtttggagttccACACTGAGGAATGGCAGGAGTACAAATgggtgagaaacagaaaagctgaaatcctaaggcatcaggGATGGATAAATATTTAGGGAAAACCTCCCTTCTCACGGATTTTCCCAGCGTGAAGCTGCCCGTTCCCACAGCGGGGATGATCCCAGATCCATGCGGGAGCTACTGGCACCTTGTGCGCTCCACCAGTGCCACCTTGGGGCCAGGCAGCGATCCCAGCCTGGAATTCGGGACATCTCCCGCTTTTCCAGCAAAacagagaaggagctgctccctggggagcGGGGCCAGCCTTCCCACTCCTCATTAATTCCAGAAAGCTCATCAGAGGTCGGGCTGATCGTTTGGAGGGAGGGTAAatccagggaaggagcagaacaGGTCCAGCTtagccaggagcagctctgggatgggatCCAGAGGTTTGGGTATTCCACAGGGCaggaaaggtgtccctgctcctgaaACACGGAGAGATCAGCTCCAGGAAAGCACTGAGGACTCGCTCAGAGAAAGTCCCTCTAATTCTGTTTTTACCCCCAGCGTTTTTACAGCGTTTCTCCCAACCCAGGGATGTGGATGGAGGATGTTGTGGGCTTTAATTCATAACCTGGCAGATCCAAGGGGACTTGGATCCTTTGTGCTCTTGATTtatcccagcacagagctccctcCACATGAACTAAAATTCAGGATTATAACCTTAAATCTCTGCAGCTCGAACCCACTGGTTCACACACTCCAAAAGCAAGTGGggaatttatttcttcctgccAATATATAAATTCCCCTCTCTGCCAAATGACTCTGAGTGATGGATAAAGATACTTGATgtatatttacaaataattttgaataagtTTGTTTGAAATGTGGTCAGGACAATCTATTCCTCGCTGCCTGCTTCTACTCAGGAATAATAAGCATCTTTTACTGCAAAGCAGAACCTTTGCTGCCTTTGTTAGATTAGAATTTATCTGTTCAGTGACATTTTTTGGCAGATATGTTTGTTTGTCACCCCTTCCAGCTCCAGGCTTGACCAGGACTGGATATtctggccaggagctggatttttgTGCAGGACATTTCCATTTGCAAGGGTGTTTGCCAGGTTTTAATGATCCTTTTGCCACGTGCGTGCACAGCCAGTGGGGAGTGAAAACAAAGGTTGAGGTTGGCTTTGTGGAATTTGGTTCAAGTggagttttcttcctcctgaaggaaggcagaaaatattccagaattGTCCCTGGGGCCATCAGGGAATTCCCTGATTTTGGACTGTGGGTCCACAAATGGATTTTGTGGCCGAAGGGGCTTGGCTGGGGGCTGAACCTTTCCAACAAGGGATATGAATTTTAGTTTGGTTGTGTTTTGAAGCTGTCAGATAAATCCCCAGGTGTGACTCCTCATTCCCTGTGCAGCCTGAATCCTGACACACCcaagccagggctgggagagctctcTCAAGGTGGGAATGAACAGGAGATTTTGGGAATCCTGTCAGTCTAAATATTGCTGCTGAAATCTTCATCCCAGCTGTCAGACCGGTGATTCCTGAATCCAGCCCTTCATTTCcctcagagctggagctgaggtgTTCAATCATGATTTTAAAGACTCCAAATGACAGAGCATCTGCCATGTCCCAAGGCAAAGCCATTGCTGTGATTAATTACCTGCACTGGTAAAAATGTGCACCTCATTACCAGCCCAGATTTGAAATTCTGAGTTCTTCCAGCATTAGGGAAGCTTTATTCCAACCCCAGCCTAAGTAAATAAATGGGATTGTACACATCAGATCTAAATTAAAtaagagaaggcagaaagagagagagagggggagtGATTGATTCTGGAGATTatgtgttttcccttttattaGCAGAAGTCCATAAATTTCTATGGATTTCCCTGTAATTGTCAGTTATAATCAATTAAATATATTGACTGCTCTGAGCAAGGTTATAAATCCTCACTAAATTCTATAGGTTTCACTCACAATGGACTTGATACCAACTAAATTTCTGGGGAACTACACAACCTAATCCTGTAGGACATTCCCTCTAAGAGCTATAGGCTTGTACTTGGCAGTTTGTCAACTAAACAATTACACAGCATCCATAAATCCCAGTTTTTGTTGGGTTTATggatttcccttcttttttcctttcatcattTCGTGTCAGCTGCAGTGTTCTGAaagaaattcaatttatttgaaatacagtaGGGTAGGAAAGAAAGGGTCAGATGGCTTCTGAAtgacatttgaaaatgaaatgtagaATTGAGAGCAGAGTGGGAGGGCTCACAAGATTAACTGGAGgatcagggtttttttaacaagatCAAGTGGCTAAAAGTTGGAGTCACAAGGGCTTATATTGGAAATAAGAGGTCCATTTTTCTAAGAGCTGCAATAATTGAGCACTGGGAGAGATCCCCACGAAGGAAATTCTCTGCTGCTTGGCACCTAAAATCAAGATTAGAGGTCTCTGCAATGCCTGAGTGTGATGAGTGACACACAGGGATCAGCAAATGAGATATTTCACTTCTATCATTATTGTAATAATCCCTTGCAGGCCAAAAAGCCAtgggaagaaccttttctttctcataatCCAGCTCAGAGCCAGACACGCTCCTAACAGCTGAAATTCTTGTATTTTGGGCAAGAAATATCAAATGTTGCTTCCTGCTCCGAGCTTCCCTGGGGGTGTTCACTGACCAGATGtgtctcttgtttttttcccctcagctttGCAGCCAaacctcctctccttccctcagcaACAGggcagcctcctcctctcccagcccggACCCAGCCTGGCCTCCCAGGTAAGAACACACCTGAGGGTGTGGTGAGCTCCACCTGCTGCTTTGGGGAGGGcaaacagcacagaggagagCGTGGTTTTCTGTTCTTGTGACCTGAGCATCTTCTTTGGGGTGCTTTGGACAGGCTGTGGGGCGCTCTGGCCTCCCTGGCTCCTCGGTTGAACCCCACCTGGACGTCCCCCAGCACTTGCAAGTGGCAAAGCACCTGACCCCAGCAGGAGCTTCCGAGGAGCCCAGCgacctggaggagctggagaagttCGCAAAGACTTTCAAACAAAGGAGGATCAAGCTGGGGTTCACACAGGTgagagggaggggatgggggcAGTTTGGGGCAGAGGTGTGGATGAAGGAAAGGCTGGATTAGGTAAATTTGGGTTATTTTGCAGCATTCCCTTCCAAATACATCAAGACACAAACCCTTTCTAACACCTCACCACCATAACCTCGATATCTGCACCTTCTCCAGGATTCAGGGGTGGGGGTGGATTcctttggggaaggaaaaaaaatcccctttcccTGGCAGGCAAGTGATGGAAACAAGACTGAAGCTATCCTGGAAGCAGCCTGAGGGGAAGTTTAGGCTACCTTAGGACTGAATTCTTCACTGAAGGAGCGATTGGGCACTGGAATCATCTGCCCAAGGAGGTGGTGGTGTTTAAAACGTGCTTTAGTTGATGAGGAGGTGTTGGCTCATAGGCTGGACTCGATGATGTCAAAGATCTTTTCCATTCCACGGTGAATTCCGTGCCCCTGTGGTTCTGGGAGggctctccctgtgctcacGAGGGGATTTGGGTGTCCCCTGGCAGGGTGACGTTGGCCTGGCCATGGGGAAGCTCTACGGCAACGACTTCAGCCAGACCACGATCTCCCGCTTCGAGGCTCTCAACCTGAGCTTCAAGAACATGTGCAAGCTCAAGCCCCTGCTGGAGAAGTGGCTCAGTGACGCAGGTAGGTGACACCAGGGCAGAAACGGAGAGCATCCACCCAGGAACCTCCAATCCATTAATCCACCCCCTGTGCGAGCTGGAAAAGAAGGGGAGGAAGTGCTGAGGTGCTCAGGGATCAGCCCAGGAGGTGCAGCTGGCAAAGGAAGGATTTCACTGAGAGGGGAAttcccaggggcagcaggatttggggtggtGTCCTGTGCTGACCCCCTCGTGCTTCACCCAGCCCTTCAGGATGTCTGAGCCATTGCTCAGATCTCAGCCATCCCGAGCCAAGTGGTTTGGCCAACAtccttttctgtgtgaaattaaattattggaACACTCCTGGTCCCTATCAGAGCAGGATGGAAATCAGgctcacaaaggaaaaatggtgTGTGggttaaaacatttttctcctttgatttGGGCGAGCTCATTGATGGATTTGGAGCATTTTAATCATCAGCAGAGGGAGGATCCACAATGTAGGAACGATTTATCTATTTCAGAAGGCACCTTTGTTCCACAGAAAGTATCTGGGAATGAAAATAACTCATTATCTGTTGGAtatctctttttccccccctccctcttcccccagaATCTGCTCCTTTGGATTCCTCCATGAGCACACCCAATTCCTACCCCTCAGTGAACGAGATGTTTGGAcggaaaaggaagaagaggacCAGCATTGAGACCAACATCCGCTCCACACTGGAGAAGAGATTCCAAGATGTGAGGGGaaaatctttccttctcttGGCAACTCTCCCTGAGCCTGGCATTTGCAAGCTCGTAGCACTGGGCCCTCTCAAGAAAAGAACtttttgggggtatttttttcGATAGCAGGTTAGAAAATGCTCGAAGGAGTTAACAGGTGAAGTGTTAAACCCAGAGAAATCCCCAATTATTCCCTTGTTGAGTGTTGTTCTAAGGGAATTATGACTTTAGCACCACATTTTCCCATAATCACCCACCGGGCCAAAGCTGAACTCTGCACCcaactcttttctttttgagttGCAGAAGTGTCACAGGAGATCTGTGGCCCCATTAAGCAGCTCTTGTGAGACCCCAGAACTTGCTGCTCCAAATATTTCTCCTGAACCCATTCAGAAGTGAagcttttctactttttaagCTCCAAGAATTTCAAGAAGAATCACCCCAGACATCAAACAGAGCTTTAATCAATAGGACTGAACTACACATTGGAAATTCCTCAAATCAAAACTTTTTCTGAgcttgttttttcttggtttctcCCTCATATCAAAACTTTGTCAGTCATCACCAGATCATTTTAGCAGCTCCTTTTTAGCTGGTAGAAGTCATGGGAATGTTATCTTGGCATCTCTGTGCCAGGGATCTTTGACATTTCTGAGCTTCAACTCTGAGCAAACCCCACAGAGCTGAAAGGAGTGAAAATAAATGACTCAGGGGCAGGGTGGGCTCTGttatttccctttctgaatGAAGGCTGGGGGCAAGAGAGGGGCTGTGGCTCTTCTGagagcagcacccagggctCCTGTCACCAGGTTTAGGTGACCCCAGCAGAGATTTTGGTGCTGTAAAGGTCAAAGAGGGAAGTGATTTGTGCAGTAacaggggcaggagctgtgacTCATCCCCCGCCCCGACTCTGAGGTGGAACCAGAGGCACTTTGTGGTTCACAGAACATAATCTCTCACCCAAATATTTACCCTTGGCCTCGGAGGGAGcttctgtcccctccccagctctcagtCAAGCCCACCTTTGTCCTGCCAGCAGTCCCTGATGCtctttggggcttttttaacctcctgcctctctcagCAGAACCCCAAGCCCAGTTCAGAGGAGATTTCCTTGATAGCAGAGcagctttccatggaaaaggaaGTGGTTCGGGTCTGGTTCTGCAACCGGCGCCAGAAGGAAAAGCGGATCAGCTGCCCGATGCCATCCCCCATCAAATCACCCATCTACAACTCCAGACTGGTGAGGGACTTGAATGGAGCCTGGGCCAgaacatttattattattccagCCATTGAAAACAATCAAATTATAACAATCttatgtgattaaaaaaaaaaaaaaggccaggTAGCACCTGAAGATCTTGTTTAGAAACAAGGGGGGGATGCTGTGATGCAACACttaattctgatttcttctCATGGCCTTGGATATGGGAATGGTGTTTGTACCCTGGAATATGAATGGAAATATCCATGAGAGCCCTGGCTGTGGGTGGTGTGTCCCTGGGAGccacacagggcacagggagagcaggggaggaTGTGATTTATCCCCTCTCGGTGCCAAATGCTCACTGCCTGCCTCTGATCCTACCTAGGTCTCTACCTCAGGGTCCTTGGGGCCCCTCTCCGTCAATCCAGTGCACAGCACCATGCCTGGGACTGGTGAGCCTTGGGAAAcgtcccttccctccttcctctgcccttTTATCCCTGACTCCTCCATTTCGGGCTCACGTTTGCAGGATAATCCTCATCAGATCCTTGGCTTTGGCCAGGGAAAGTGCCCCCACACAGATGGGATAAGAACAGCCCCCTCTTGCTGCTGGGTGGgataaaaacatggaaaacactGGGCAAAAGAACATTTCCAGCACAGTCCTAGGCGGGGGTGTTTAGGTTTGGGAAGCAGGCACAACTGGGAGCCAAATAAAGGGTGGGTTGGAGTCAGATCTGCTTGGAGACCTGAGATTCCCAGAGACAGGAACAGGGGACATTCCTGGGGTCCCCCCCacttccccagggcagggacagggaatcAGAGGAGCCAGGGGATGGGCACAGGGATAGGCTGGGAATGtttgggcaggaggaggagctgccaggctcACTGTGCTCTCCCCTGCAGTGACATCCTCGTGCTCCCCAGGGAACTCCAGCAGGCCCTCgtcccctggcagtgccctccATGCCAGCAGCCCCGGCACAGCCCAGAGCAACTCCAAAGCTGCCATGAACTCTTCTGGCTTCAACTCTTCAGGGTAAGGCACAGCTCACAAGaaaacacccccaaaacaacccagGGCGACACTGGGATCtccaggaagagcaggaaagctCTCAGAGGTTCCAGGGGAGTGTTCCCATGTGTGAGCccccagggacagggtgggattgttggggttcctgtgcagggacagaagTTGGATTTGGTGattctgggtcccttccagctcaggatattctgtgattctcagGATGGGgctgttttttctgcttgaaaatgaaaatcaatcaGGTTTTGCCTGAACAACTGtgctggttaaaaaaaaaaaataaattaaaaaaccagcCCCAAAGTGATTAGAAACAATGTCCTCACCCGACTCCTTGtgaaggaagcagaggaaggtttattttgctgttcctgCTTGGATAACCCCCTCCACAGCcagttttctctcctgcagtgccacccacagagctctgctgtgagcaaCTCTTCCACAGCGGCAAAACAAAGAATCTTTTTTATCTCATCCTTACCTTTAGAGGCTGCAAAAGCATTAAATCTGCACTTGTGATTTCTGCTGTATCACCTCAAGGAGGGGTCACCTTGTGCCATGAATCCCCCTCCCCTTATTTTGTCCCTGCAACAAAGAACTTGTTGCTCAGAGTGAGGTTTTGTTAcagaagcagagacagaaaaatattagggaactttttttttaatagtaaaataagtttttttcaaaatgctatgacacaaaaaaaaaaaagggagaaatgatTTTTGGATTCCCCCACTTATCATTTACCTCTAACTGAAACACTTTTATCCTCTTTGTTTCAGtggaaacattaaaatgaaatgaagcttttttccaacaaaaacttttgtgattttaaaataaaaaaaaaataataaaaaaaggccAGGTAGCACCTGAAGATCTTGTTTAGAAACAAGGGGGGGATGCTGTGATGCAACACTTAATTCTGATTTCTTCCTATGGATATGGGGATGGTGTTTGTAGCCTGGAATATGAATGGAAACATCCATGAGAGCCCCGGCTGTGGGTGGTGTGTCCCTGGGAGCCACgcagggcacagggagaggagggcagGGTGTGATTTATCCCCTCTCCAATGCTCCCTGCCCGCTGAGTGCTGAGCCCAGTGGGGAAATGGGGATGATTTTCACTCCGAGGTGACACTTTTGTTGTCCCATGTTGCCGACAGCTCCTGGTACCGATGGAACCAACCCACCTACCTCCACTgagccctcctgcagcagcgAGGGcgagagcagctccaggccgTGCCCCATCCGTGACGCTCGGGGCCTTCCAGTGCCTTCCAGCGCCTCCAGGAACCCCCGGCAGcggggctgtgcagggactcaaactgcagcccagcccttccctgagCCCCCACGGTGACATTTTCCCCTCTtgccccagccccacagtgcCATTGTCCCCTCCCCGAGCCCCCACGGTGACACTGTCCCTCGCATGGCTCCTCCGCTTGCAGCTCCGCATCCTCCCGGGCAGGGCTCCTGGCTCAGGactctcctctctctctggcTCTGTCTCTCTGTCCCATCCCGTCCCAAATCCCAGAGATTCCCAAAAGGAAGGAGGGTCCCTCCTGCTGTTCCTGTCACGCACAGCCCCCAAACTGAGCCGAGGTTTGAGTTCATTTCACCGCAGCCCCGTGGCTGGGTGGGAGCCTTGGTTTTTCCCCAGGCTCCTCATCCACTTGCTTTGCGCCTCCTGCTCCCTTTCTAaaggtgctttttttgttgttttatttccttctttttttttttttttttaattaagtattttagagccttcttatttttttcctttaaaaaaaaaatacaaacaaccaaaaaaaaaattgtcttttgcAAAACTTTGTGTCCAGGTCTTATTATTGCTGAAAACCTTGGGGGAAATTGTGATTTATGTTGATTTAGTTGGATGAGGATGAGTCTTgacctttccttttttatttattttcctcttttttgggttttaacTGATACCAAATAATAAGAAGCTATTATTGAGGTGCCCTCTGGTCTTTGAGCTGGAAGGAATTTATTTCCTGttccctgtttttctgcttACATAGTATTGCTTGAGGTTGGTGTGTGCAAATGTTTGGGAATTCCATGAGATTCCAAAGGAAATTTTCACAGCCTATCACCAGGAAAATCGTGGTTACAATTCCActcttatttttccattagttttaattaattttggctGATAATGACACTTatcaattaattaataatataatttagaTTAGCAGATAAGAAGGACAAATTTAAACACTGATCTGAACCTTTGGGCCATTCTGTCTTATTTTACTTCCTGCATGACCTTGGAGAAAGGACTTGGATAGGCAATGGTGAtgaaattcctgtttctttttcccagttATTTGGTAAATTTTGTGCTAAATAACAGAATTTAGGGAATAATGAACATCCCACCTGATTCTCCTGCCACCCATCGCCCAGGACATTTATTAACCCAAACCTCAGCACAGCTGTAGTTTCCAGCTTGTTTCTACTGTGAAaatcttaaattatttcatagATTATCAGCAATTATTTCAACAGTGAGCACTGATTGTCGTCATAACCTTGGCCTGCACATTTTACCCAGGAATTCCTGAATTAActcctgggagctgagctgtaATTTGTATTTTGCCTTCAGAATCAGGTGACTTGGTTCAGACTTGCAGAGGTTTGTCAACTTCTTGGTCAAAAGGGAtcaaaaataaagttaaatcaGCTATTTCCAATAATCTGTTTACAATTTACTGTACATCCATATGCTCTTAGAGCCTTGAGAAGATACATTTAAGATCCAAATCTGGCTTCTATTCCAAACTATTCCATTTGGTTCTCAGGAATTCCtccaagttgtttttttttgctcccaCCTGCATGAATTTTGGAataatgtttctgaaaacaggaagagaaatcACCAACGTATTAAAAGCTGAATAACGGCACCTGCACGTGAATATTTCTGCTGAGATCAAGGCCAAGCTGTGCTAGGCATTGTGCAAATACATCCTGAGGGTTCATCTCCTCCACAAAGTTTATAAACACAAGGACAAATCCCTGGGATTTATGGATAAACCGGCCCTGAgtgggaaaacaaacaccagcAGTTTGTTTGCTCCACAAAATCTCCAGTTGGAAGGGAGAGAGCTTCGTTCCCCTGCCACCCAGGAACGCTTCCAGCCTCGAAGGGGAGCATCACAgggatttaaaataaacagagcaggaaattcCAGCTTTCCAGGACCGAGTCACCTCCCACAGCCACAGAGGAACAATGCAGGGAGCAATTGCTCCCTGGGAGAACTCAGTCACCTCCtgagctgtccccagagcagttCCTGTGCCTGAaccatccctgtgctccctgtccttctccaaggagagctgctgtggcaaTTCCAGCTGCACACCAGGTGCTGGGGTACCTCATAAATTCACATTTAGCAGTGCCCAAGTTCAAGCaaggctggggagagctggaaaatTAACAAATTGTTGttggtatttaatttcttttactgttcattcattcctttcctcctctgatTTCCACTTGTGAGGAGACAGAGTGCAAGCTGGGAGAATATTCCTTATCCTTCAAAGGTTTTCCTGTGGACTGAAGGGAGATTTTGAGCATTTCTCAGTGCCCAAATGATGCCACCAAGTTCCCTCACTGCTCCTGATGCTCACAGCCTTAGTATTTCCATCTCTGGTAGAATTAGCATGGATGCTAAGAGTccaataaaacattttagtttAAATTCATGCTCAGCTTTACAGATGCCAGCAGAGattaatattcaaatattcaaaGGGGGGCAGTTGGACCCCCCCTTTGTGCTGGATTTCCAAATGCTaggaaaggagacaaaaaatCTGCAAGCTTAACTCAAATATAAGAGCAAACTATAATTTACGATCCAGTTAAAAGGATATTTGAATGTATAACTCATAGGAGCATCCTGTGGAGTGCAGATCTCCCTGAGAAGGGCTCTTGTGCCCTCAGTGGTTTCATTCACAGCgttcagctctggctgcagggaaaaTTTGGGTCGTTTGAGGGACACGGTATCAGATTTTAAAGTAAACTGAGTCAGGGATGACACAGCGCTGACACCGAGCTGGCTGGCAGGGCTTGGAGgaagcacagccctgtcct is a genomic window containing:
- the POU2F3 gene encoding POU domain, class 2, transcription factor 3, whose translation is MLTWPCMATGNGALGPFGSGPTAASRGSGWQRREGKLAAPGNLGLTAGGWAHRGFPPAGRMVNLESVHAAVPEGESGPGCGGSHHFKEIKMSGDAADSTDTRHEPDQVEPGNEQNGLDFNRQIKTEDLSDSLQSAIPPRSGHLVQGSSMMPGSQIAGDMSSLHTLQQLVLLPGHMQSVPQFLLSQSQAGQQALQPNLLSFPQQQGSLLLSQPGPSLASQAVGRSGLPGSSVEPHLDVPQHLQVAKHLTPAGASEEPSDLEELEKFAKTFKQRRIKLGFTQGDVGLAMGKLYGNDFSQTTISRFEALNLSFKNMCKLKPLLEKWLSDAESAPLDSSMSTPNSYPSVNEMFGRKRKKRTSIETNIRSTLEKRFQDNPKPSSEEISLIAEQLSMEKEVVRVWFCNRRQKEKRISCPMPSPIKSPIYNSRLVSTSGSLGPLSVNPVHSTMPGTVTSSCSPGNSSRPSSPGSALHASSPGTAQSNSKAAMNSSGFNSSGSWYRWNQPTYLH